From the genome of Desulfomicrobium apsheronum, one region includes:
- a CDS encoding Mrp/NBP35 family ATP-binding protein: MSETNSSCSSCSGKNTLGTIQDSPETKLERQDKVIASTLSKIKYKLFVMSGKGGVGKSSVSTNLAAALAIKGYKVGLLDVDIHGPSVPHLLGLTGLLDIDPQKGIQPKRYSENLAVVSMESLLKDPDQAVLWKGPMKTSAIRQFVSDVDWGELDFLVIDSPPGTGDEPMAVLKTVPDALSIVITTPQEISLADVRKSINFLQYVKANILGVVENMSGLICPHCAQKIDLFKKGGGEELARKYSLPFLGAIPLDPATVVAGDLGKPVVMLDVECPAKTALLELAERVIAAAENSLEAVSSSHV, translated from the coding sequence ATGTCCGAAACCAATTCATCCTGTTCCAGCTGCTCCGGCAAGAACACCCTGGGAACTATCCAGGACAGCCCGGAAACCAAGCTCGAACGTCAGGACAAGGTCATCGCCAGCACCCTGTCCAAGATCAAATACAAGCTTTTCGTCATGAGCGGCAAGGGCGGAGTGGGCAAAAGCTCCGTATCCACCAATCTGGCCGCCGCCCTGGCCATCAAGGGCTACAAGGTCGGGCTGCTGGACGTCGACATTCACGGACCCAGCGTCCCGCATCTGCTCGGGCTGACCGGCCTTTTGGACATCGACCCGCAAAAGGGCATCCAGCCCAAGCGTTACAGTGAAAACCTGGCGGTGGTGTCCATGGAGTCCCTGCTCAAGGATCCCGATCAGGCCGTGCTCTGGAAGGGGCCCATGAAGACCTCGGCCATCCGCCAGTTCGTGTCCGATGTGGACTGGGGCGAGCTTGATTTTCTGGTCATCGATTCCCCTCCCGGCACGGGCGACGAGCCAATGGCCGTGCTCAAGACAGTCCCCGATGCCCTGAGCATCGTCATCACGACGCCTCAAGAAATTTCTTTGGCAGACGTGCGAAAATCGATTAACTTTCTTCAGTATGTGAAAGCGAACATTCTTGGTGTCGTTGAAAACATGAGCGGTCTGATCTGTCCGCACTGCGCCCAGAAGATCGATCTGTTCAAGAAGGGCGGAGGAGAGGAGCTGGCCAGAAAATATTCCTTGCCGTTCCTCGGAGCCATCCCGCTTGATCCGGCTACGGTGGTCGCCGGAGATTTGGGCAAACCCGTGGTAATGCTCGATGTTGAATGTCCGGCCAAGACGGCCTTGCTCGAGTTGGCGGAACGAGTCATCGCCGCCGCTGAAAACAGCCTGGAGGCCGTCTCAAGCAGTCATGTATAG
- the mgtE gene encoding magnesium transporter, translating to MNAKKNSDPTPKDHASVQWLATSLDSQHPADTADELENLSLAEQLEYIQEMDVEDASESITEMERHDRNALMSQLSPDFAAAILEAMSPDDAADILEDLDVSIRARIFKKLEREDAEEISDLLQFDPDSAGGVMNTEILALDHSMNAQQAINLIRDRVEETEIPYYAYIVDEFRHLRGVLSLRDLLLSPGRTLLKELLHEQNLIYVSFDVDKEEVARLISRYNFLALPVVDHEQRLLGMVTVDDVIDIIQEEASEDMQSMVGAGRDETVDSPWTYSLRMRLPWLILNVLNSAVSAYVVHLFEGTIAQMAILAALMPIVANQAGNTGQQALAVMIRQLAMERFNRKKSWVAVLREAKIGTANGLIVGSLVFFGLFTWTHNLGLAVVMAVALGLDMLIGAVAGASIPLVLKEIGRDPAQASSIFLTTLTDSIGFFTFLGLAAVFLF from the coding sequence ATGAATGCAAAGAAAAATTCCGATCCCACGCCCAAGGACCACGCCTCCGTGCAGTGGTTGGCTACCTCCCTGGACAGCCAGCATCCGGCCGATACCGCCGATGAGCTGGAAAATCTGTCGCTGGCGGAACAGCTCGAATACATTCAGGAAATGGACGTGGAGGACGCTTCGGAGTCCATTACCGAAATGGAGCGTCACGATCGCAATGCGCTCATGAGCCAACTTTCGCCGGATTTTGCCGCCGCCATTCTGGAAGCCATGTCGCCGGATGACGCGGCCGACATTCTCGAAGATCTCGACGTCTCCATCCGCGCCCGCATCTTCAAGAAGCTGGAGCGCGAGGACGCCGAGGAAATCTCGGACCTGCTGCAATTCGACCCGGATTCGGCGGGCGGCGTCATGAACACCGAGATCCTGGCCCTGGACCACTCCATGAACGCGCAGCAGGCCATCAACCTGATACGCGACCGGGTCGAGGAAACCGAAATCCCTTATTATGCCTACATAGTCGACGAATTCCGGCATCTCAGGGGCGTCTTGTCCCTGCGGGATCTTCTATTGAGTCCTGGCCGGACGCTGCTCAAAGAACTGCTGCACGAGCAGAACCTGATTTACGTGTCTTTTGACGTGGACAAGGAAGAGGTCGCACGGCTCATCAGCCGCTACAATTTTCTGGCCCTTCCGGTCGTGGATCACGAACAGCGCCTTCTGGGCATGGTCACCGTCGATGACGTCATCGACATCATCCAGGAGGAGGCCAGCGAGGACATGCAGTCCATGGTCGGCGCGGGTCGGGACGAAACCGTGGATTCGCCGTGGACCTATTCTCTGCGCATGCGCCTGCCCTGGCTGATCCTCAATGTGCTCAATTCCGCCGTGTCCGCCTATGTGGTGCATCTGTTCGAGGGGACCATCGCGCAGATGGCGATCCTGGCCGCGCTCATGCCCATCGTCGCCAACCAGGCTGGAAATACGGGCCAGCAGGCCCTGGCGGTCATGATCCGGCAGTTGGCCATGGAACGGTTCAACCGCAAGAAGAGCTGGGTGGCGGTGTTGCGTGAAGCCAAGATCGGAACGGCCAACGGGCTCATTGTCGGCTCGCTGGTTTTTTTCGGCCTCTTCACCTGGACGCATAATCTCGGCCTGGCCGTGGTCATGGCCGTGGCCCTGGGTCTCGACATGCTCATCGGTGCCGTGGCCGGAGCGTCCATTCCTCTTGTGCTCAAGGAAATCGGACGCGATCCGGCCCAGGCTTCAAGCATCTTTCTGACGACCCTGACGGACAGCATCGGCTTTTTCACCTTTCTGGGGCTGGCCGCCGTCTTTCTTTTCTAG
- a CDS encoding tetratricopeptide repeat protein produces MNDTLHLFDELLEHDSGSKIFFPLARLYRKQGHTQRAIEIVQKGIEHHPDYLEAQLYLIELLSEIGDTSAAENKAFSVFSKLLSYEKFWVSLRAHYAKSQRSDLALASFLVERNARGEDVDLLKLLTYGIGHYTELTCSDSPSVEPEQDLDAEEVAQICLNSGIKTKTMAKLLVAQGEFAQAIKIYDDLLEGVVNEEERKELSGLRANAHKELGSVPDPAVEKNNKLFFVLNTLADRLEQKSNSQSLNAD; encoded by the coding sequence ATGAACGATACACTACACCTTTTCGACGAACTTCTCGAACATGACTCGGGCTCAAAGATTTTTTTTCCTTTGGCCCGGCTGTATCGGAAGCAAGGTCATACGCAACGAGCCATCGAGATTGTACAAAAAGGAATAGAACATCATCCTGACTATCTTGAAGCGCAACTGTATCTGATTGAGCTCTTGAGCGAAATCGGCGATACTTCGGCCGCTGAAAACAAGGCGTTCTCCGTGTTTTCCAAACTGCTGTCCTATGAAAAATTCTGGGTCAGCTTGCGAGCTCACTATGCAAAATCCCAGCGCTCCGACTTGGCGTTGGCGTCTTTTCTGGTTGAGCGAAACGCACGAGGTGAGGATGTCGACCTGCTCAAGCTCCTGACCTACGGCATCGGCCATTACACCGAACTGACCTGTTCGGACTCTCCGAGTGTCGAACCGGAACAGGATCTTGATGCCGAAGAAGTCGCCCAAATTTGCCTCAATTCAGGAATAAAGACGAAAACCATGGCCAAGCTCCTTGTGGCCCAGGGAGAATTCGCGCAGGCCATAAAGATTTACGACGACCTGCTGGAAGGTGTGGTCAACGAGGAAGAGCGAAAGGAGTTGAGCGGACTGCGCGCCAACGCGCACAAGGAATTGGGCAGCGTGCCCGACCCGGCGGTCGAAAAAAACAACAAACTGTTTTTTGTACTCAACACCTTGGCGGATCGTCTTGAACAAAAATCCAATTCGCAATCCCTGAATGCCGATTGA
- a CDS encoding type IV pilus twitching motility protein PilT gives MAQIDAFFKMMHELGASDLHLSSGSQPIIRLHGEMQRIKYKFLEHEELKKLLYEITPENKIKTFEECGDVDFSYEVTHLARYRANFFMQKRGIGAVFREIPQKILTIEELGLPGILKNLALLPKGLVLVTGPTGSGKSTTLAAIVDYVNKIRKDHILTIEDPIEFVHEPQNCLINQREVGRDTLSFSAALRGALREDPDIILVGEMRDLETIQLALEAAETGHLVFATLHTISASKTIDRIIEVFPGDLQGQIRSGLADSLRAIIAQNLFKRIDQPGRVAGIEVLIATPAVRNLIRENKIFQINSVIETGRKFGMQSIDDAIMKLLTAGVIDAEQAYNKAATKSKFREFLTTPPQDFTEV, from the coding sequence ATGGCTCAAATAGATGCTTTTTTCAAGATGATGCATGAACTTGGGGCCTCGGATCTTCATCTCTCGTCAGGTTCGCAACCGATCATCCGCCTGCATGGCGAAATGCAGCGCATCAAGTACAAATTTCTTGAACACGAAGAACTCAAAAAACTGCTCTACGAAATTACCCCTGAAAACAAGATCAAGACATTCGAAGAATGTGGTGATGTGGATTTCTCCTACGAAGTCACGCACCTGGCTCGGTACCGCGCCAACTTCTTCATGCAGAAACGCGGAATAGGCGCGGTTTTTCGCGAAATCCCGCAAAAAATTCTCACCATCGAGGAACTGGGCCTGCCGGGCATCCTCAAGAATCTGGCGCTGTTGCCCAAAGGGCTCGTGCTGGTCACCGGCCCGACCGGAAGCGGTAAATCGACCACGCTCGCTGCCATTGTCGATTACGTGAACAAGATCCGCAAGGATCACATCCTGACCATCGAAGACCCCATCGAATTCGTGCACGAACCTCAGAACTGCCTGATCAACCAGCGCGAAGTCGGCCGGGACACCCTGTCCTTCAGCGCCGCCTTGCGCGGAGCCTTGCGCGAAGATCCGGACATCATCCTGGTCGGCGAAATGCGAGACCTGGAAACCATTCAGCTCGCTCTTGAAGCCGCCGAAACAGGCCATCTGGTTTTTGCGACCCTGCACACCATCTCCGCCTCGAAAACCATCGACCGCATCATCGAGGTTTTTCCCGGTGATCTGCAGGGTCAAATTCGCTCCGGCCTCGCTGATTCCCTGCGGGCCATCATCGCGCAGAACCTTTTCAAGCGCATCGACCAGCCCGGCCGCGTGGCGGGCATTGAAGTCCTCATCGCCACCCCCGCCGTGCGCAACCTGATCCGCGAAAACAAGATCTTCCAGATCAACTCCGTTATCGAGACCGGACGAAAGTTCGGCATGCAGAGTATCGACGATGCCATCATGAAACTTCTCACCGCCGGTGTCATCGATGCCGAGCAGGCGTACAACAAGGCGGCCACAAAATCGAAATTCAGGGAATTTCTGACCACACCGCCCCAAGATTTCACCGAGGTGTAG
- the bioB gene encoding biotin synthase BioB has product MLHPLITRLSRQILDGKPLSEEQGNLLAELENGHTTELLFAANAITRAMGHRPFTCSITNAKSGTCSQDCRFCAQSGHYNTGSPTHPLLPLQELIDRGLAMHEAGACCYSLVTSGLMLSSDEIDRIAACIEALKSRTSLQLSASLGLLNQDYAHRLTQAGLTRYHHNLETARSHFPSICTTHSYDEDIATIRLAKEHGLRICSGGILGLGESWAQRVELAATLAELDVDTVPLNFLSPIAGTPLQDSPLLSVHDALKSVALFRFMLPKANITIAGGRERVLGDYQSWLPLAGANGMMIGNYLTTRGRDLDADLKMLEQGTWI; this is encoded by the coding sequence ATGCTGCATCCACTGATTACACGTCTTTCCCGCCAGATCCTCGACGGCAAGCCCTTGAGCGAAGAGCAGGGGAATCTGCTGGCCGAGCTTGAAAACGGACACACCACCGAACTCCTGTTCGCGGCGAACGCCATCACCCGGGCCATGGGACACCGTCCCTTCACCTGCTCCATCACCAACGCCAAATCCGGGACCTGTTCCCAGGATTGCAGATTCTGCGCTCAAAGCGGGCATTACAATACAGGTAGCCCGACCCACCCGCTGCTCCCGCTGCAGGAACTCATCGATCGCGGGCTGGCCATGCACGAGGCTGGCGCCTGCTGCTATTCACTGGTCACCAGCGGACTCATGCTCTCCAGTGATGAAATCGACCGCATCGCCGCCTGCATCGAAGCCCTCAAATCCCGGACCTCGCTTCAGCTCAGCGCCTCCCTTGGGCTGCTGAACCAGGACTATGCGCATCGTCTGACCCAGGCCGGACTGACCCGCTATCACCACAATCTGGAAACGGCCCGCTCCCATTTCCCGTCCATCTGCACGACCCACTCCTACGACGAGGACATCGCCACCATCCGCCTGGCCAAGGAGCACGGACTGCGCATATGCTCGGGCGGCATCCTCGGTCTTGGCGAATCATGGGCGCAGCGCGTCGAACTGGCCGCCACCCTGGCCGAACTGGACGTGGATACGGTGCCGCTCAACTTTCTCTCCCCCATCGCGGGCACCCCCCTTCAGGACAGCCCGCTCCTGTCCGTGCACGACGCCCTCAAATCCGTAGCCCTGTTCCGCTTCATGCTCCCGAAGGCAAACATCACCATCGCCGGTGGCCGGGAGCGGGTCTTGGGCGACTATCAGTCATGGCTGCCCCTGGCCGGAGCCAACGGCATGATGATCGGCAACTATCTGACCACCAGAGGCCGCGATCTGGACGCGGATCTAAAAATGCTGGAGCAGGGCACATGGATTTGA
- a CDS encoding zinc-ribbon domain-containing protein has protein sequence MDITCTHCKSSFVIPDDRIPETRKFKLNCPKCREPIVVDQETDTDKVVAPEHFPHDATVAFLFIKNRNLSERIGLFLKSRGIFVSETALIHEALDKVRINYYNILILEESEEAKAILGVVRKWNGLRRRDVNIILVEADCKSLHANEAFFRGVNAVVSAKDSERIENILDLAMGEFKSYSEPWAVAAQRLHMKG, from the coding sequence ATGGACATCACCTGCACGCATTGCAAATCCAGCTTTGTGATACCGGACGACCGTATTCCTGAAACCAGAAAGTTCAAACTCAATTGTCCAAAATGCAGAGAACCGATTGTCGTTGATCAGGAAACCGACACTGATAAAGTTGTCGCTCCCGAACATTTTCCGCATGATGCGACAGTAGCTTTTTTGTTTATCAAGAACAGGAATCTCTCCGAGAGAATAGGCCTTTTCTTGAAGTCACGTGGCATTTTTGTTTCCGAAACAGCACTCATTCACGAGGCGTTGGATAAGGTTCGCATCAATTACTACAACATCCTTATCCTTGAAGAATCGGAAGAGGCCAAAGCCATCCTTGGTGTTGTCAGAAAATGGAACGGATTGCGTCGCCGGGATGTCAACATCATTTTGGTCGAAGCCGATTGCAAGAGCCTGCATGCCAACGAAGCCTTTTTCAGAGGCGTAAATGCCGTTGTCAGCGCGAAAGATAGTGAAAGAATCGAAAATATTCTTGACCTTGCTATGGGTGAATTCAAAAGCTATAGTGAGCCTTGGGCTGTTGCAGCACAAAGACTGCACATGAAAGGGTAG
- the pgsA gene encoding CDP-diacylglycerol--glycerol-3-phosphate 3-phosphatidyltransferase encodes MMNVPNALTVFRILAVPFIIALLYFPNPTTCLLATVFFLIAILTDLADGFWARKYNQVTNFGKFLDPLADKILIASVLIMLVELNWIPAWIAIVVIVRELLVTGLRAIAADKGQVIAADKYGKMKTIMQSVALVPLIYHYPFFGIDTAQLGFLLLLVAVVLTLYSGWNYLFGFYRIWGD; translated from the coding sequence ATGATGAACGTACCAAATGCCCTCACGGTGTTTCGAATATTGGCGGTGCCCTTTATTATCGCCTTGCTGTATTTCCCCAACCCGACAACCTGTCTATTGGCGACGGTCTTTTTTCTTATCGCCATCCTTACAGATCTTGCTGACGGCTTCTGGGCAAGAAAGTACAATCAGGTCACTAATTTCGGGAAATTCCTCGATCCACTGGCTGACAAGATACTCATTGCATCGGTCCTGATCATGCTGGTGGAGTTGAATTGGATTCCGGCATGGATCGCGATCGTTGTCATTGTCCGGGAATTGCTTGTCACCGGATTGCGGGCCATAGCCGCAGACAAGGGCCAAGTTATCGCGGCAGACAAATATGGAAAGATGAAGACAATCATGCAGAGCGTCGCGCTGGTCCCGCTCATTTATCACTACCCGTTCTTTGGTATCGACACTGCGCAATTGGGCTTTTTGCTGCTGCTTGTCGCGGTGGTGCTCACTTTGTACTCGGGGTGGAATTATCTTTTCGGCTTTTATCGGATTTGGGGTGACTGA
- the fbp gene encoding class 1 fructose-bisphosphatase: MRQVTVVEHLLLRQKERPMASGRFTRLLTELILSAKIIDREVSKAGLLDVLGVTGEVNVQGEIVQKLDDFANRVIIRRMERAGVLCAMVSEENADFIPIPRQYPVGDYILIFDPLDGSANIDANVSIGTIFSIYRRTSFDQQAVSVGDLLQKGSMQVAAGYIIYGSSTMMVYTAGNGVHGFTLDPSVGEFLLSHPDIKIPERGRIYSVNEGYFSYWDEPTKNIVNHFKSNDSATGRPYSSRYIGSLVSDFHRNLIYGGIFMYPADSRDLRKPSGKLRLMCEAAPMAMIAEQAGGLATDGIRRILDIEPQELHQRVPLFIGSKQDVEVVLKFYADAAKS; the protein is encoded by the coding sequence ATGCGCCAAGTAACAGTTGTCGAACATTTGCTCCTGCGTCAAAAAGAGAGGCCAATGGCCTCTGGTCGTTTCACCAGATTGCTGACCGAACTGATTCTGTCCGCGAAGATCATTGATCGCGAAGTCTCCAAGGCTGGTCTGCTTGATGTTCTCGGCGTTACCGGGGAAGTGAACGTGCAGGGAGAAATCGTCCAGAAGTTGGATGATTTCGCCAACCGTGTCATCATCAGAAGAATGGAACGGGCCGGCGTGCTTTGCGCCATGGTATCGGAGGAAAACGCCGATTTTATCCCGATCCCCCGCCAGTACCCCGTCGGTGACTACATCCTGATCTTTGATCCACTGGACGGTTCGGCCAACATCGACGCCAACGTCAGCATCGGGACCATTTTCAGCATTTACCGTCGTACGTCCTTCGATCAGCAGGCCGTCAGCGTCGGAGACCTGCTGCAGAAGGGCTCCATGCAGGTCGCGGCCGGGTACATCATCTACGGTTCCTCGACGATGATGGTCTATACCGCCGGAAACGGTGTTCACGGGTTCACACTTGATCCCAGCGTGGGCGAGTTTCTGCTCTCGCATCCGGACATAAAAATTCCGGAACGGGGAAGAATCTACTCCGTCAACGAAGGGTATTTTTCCTATTGGGACGAGCCTACAAAAAATATCGTGAATCATTTCAAGTCCAATGACAGCGCCACTGGACGTCCTTACAGTTCGCGCTATATCGGCTCCCTGGTTTCCGATTTCCACCGAAATCTGATTTACGGCGGCATTTTCATGTATCCCGCCGACTCGCGTGATTTGCGCAAGCCTTCAGGCAAGCTGCGACTCATGTGCGAAGCCGCCCCCATGGCCATGATCGCCGAGCAGGCCGGCGGCCTCGCGACGGACGGAATTCGCCGCATCCTCGACATCGAGCCACAGGAACTGCATCAGCGCGTGCCTTTGTTCATTGGCTCCAAGCAAGACGTCGAGGTTGTCCTCAAGTTCTATGCAGACGCCGCCAAAAGCTAG
- a CDS encoding FtsB family cell division protein → MIHGKNQIFLFLLCIINIFLVFKIFDEDSGLPVYKDLKNKIESVQDKIDNVDFRNREISSEIRILKKNDQYVNRLIKRELFYVADNELMYILK, encoded by the coding sequence ATGATTCATGGTAAAAATCAAATTTTTCTTTTTCTGCTGTGCATAATTAACATATTTCTTGTCTTCAAGATATTTGATGAAGACAGCGGATTGCCTGTTTATAAAGATTTGAAGAACAAGATAGAAAGTGTGCAGGATAAAATTGACAATGTTGATTTTCGGAACAGGGAAATCAGTTCTGAAATTCGCATTCTCAAGAAGAATGACCAATATGTAAACAGATTGATCAAGCGCGAGCTTTTTTACGTCGCAGACAATGAACTGATGTACATCCTGAAATAA
- a CDS encoding lytic transglycosylase domain-containing protein, protein MKRGLILSLLVALQFFLLAGQSVHAKGIYYMVKEDGSLCITDIPNSRKYKPYKFQKTINYIRNAIIAFKRDHRSVEEVNRIVSGLCSKYDVDKKLVMAVIDVESGFNAAAVSTAGAQGLMQIMPETGRDLDLEDPFDPSENIDAGIRYLRYLLDTFPDKRLAVAAYNAGPNAVKKYGGIPPYAETQNYVDKVWARLQHYE, encoded by the coding sequence ATGAAACGTGGCTTAATACTTTCACTTCTTGTTGCCCTACAGTTTTTTCTCTTGGCTGGACAAAGCGTCCACGCCAAAGGAATCTATTATATGGTCAAGGAGGATGGGAGTCTTTGCATAACGGACATTCCTAATTCAAGAAAATATAAGCCGTACAAGTTTCAAAAGACGATCAATTACATACGAAATGCAATCATTGCCTTCAAGCGCGACCACAGAAGCGTTGAAGAAGTGAACAGAATAGTCTCTGGATTATGTTCCAAATATGATGTAGATAAAAAACTCGTGATGGCGGTGATTGATGTTGAGTCCGGATTCAATGCCGCTGCGGTTTCAACCGCGGGAGCGCAGGGCTTGATGCAGATCATGCCCGAAACCGGAAGGGACCTCGATCTTGAGGATCCTTTCGATCCCTCGGAAAATATCGATGCGGGTATCCGTTATCTCAGATATCTACTGGATACTTTTCCTGATAAGCGTCTTGCTGTCGCGGCATATAATGCAGGGCCAAATGCCGTTAAAAAATATGGAGGAATTCCTCCATACGCCGAAACTCAAAACTATGTAGATAAAGTTTGGGCGCGACTTCAACATTATGAATAA
- a CDS encoding type IV pilus twitching motility protein PilT, translated as MQRAHLDHILHQVLDFAPDTSDILFTVNKHVQAEVHGELVNAKLEPNPGPLLPVQVEAVAMCLMGRNMRLYEDQLRTGSCDLSYELPGRCRFRVNVLGQKGSLAIVMRKLTSIVPTIKDLALPEVFYEMSKEKFGLILVTGATGTGKTTSLAALIDNINQMHRKHIVTLEDPIEYVHEHKLGTVNQRELGLDFDSFSSGLRAALRQAPKVILVGEIRDRDTITIALEAAETGHLVLGTLHTSDTGQTINRIIGMFELAEERLIRSRLAESLKYVVSQRLMPRLGGGRVPAFEVLKSNLRIKEVIYNGEGEDKSFYNIVESGDAYGMITFDKYIANQFYENIISEDTAMLYGSDKSRLAQMLDKIKTARGEKVTDIEGLELDHEYDRKSSFF; from the coding sequence ATGCAAAGAGCGCATCTTGACCATATCCTGCATCAGGTTCTCGATTTCGCACCTGATACCTCAGACATTCTCTTCACAGTGAACAAGCACGTGCAGGCGGAAGTTCACGGCGAGCTCGTCAACGCCAAGCTCGAACCGAACCCTGGACCGCTCTTGCCCGTACAGGTTGAAGCTGTGGCCATGTGTCTCATGGGTCGCAACATGCGCCTTTACGAGGATCAGCTACGCACAGGTTCCTGCGATCTCTCCTACGAACTGCCGGGGCGCTGCCGCTTCAGGGTGAACGTGTTGGGACAGAAAGGCTCGCTGGCCATCGTTATGCGTAAGCTGACTTCCATAGTGCCCACCATCAAGGACCTCGCCCTGCCTGAAGTTTTTTACGAAATGTCCAAGGAGAAGTTCGGCCTCATTCTGGTCACCGGCGCCACCGGCACGGGTAAGACCACTTCCCTTGCCGCCCTCATCGACAATATAAACCAGATGCACCGCAAGCATATCGTCACCCTTGAGGACCCCATCGAATATGTCCACGAGCACAAGCTCGGGACCGTGAACCAGCGCGAACTCGGCCTTGATTTCGATTCTTTCTCATCGGGACTCAGGGCGGCGTTACGCCAGGCGCCAAAGGTCATCCTGGTGGGTGAAATCCGTGACCGCGATACGATTACCATTGCCCTGGAAGCCGCGGAGACAGGCCATCTCGTGCTCGGCACCCTGCACACCAGCGATACCGGCCAGACGATCAACCGCATCATCGGCATGTTCGAACTGGCCGAAGAGCGATTGATCAGATCGCGTCTGGCAGAGAGTCTCAAGTATGTCGTTTCACAAAGGTTGATGCCGCGTCTTGGTGGTGGGCGAGTGCCCGCTTTCGAGGTTCTGAAATCGAACTTGCGTATCAAGGAAGTGATCTACAACGGTGAGGGCGAAGACAAGTCCTTCTATAACATTGTTGAATCCGGTGATGCCTACGGCATGATCACTTTCGACAAGTACATCGCCAACCAGTTTTACGAAAACATCATCTCCGAAGATACTGCCATGCTCTACGGATCGGACAAATCACGCCTGGCCCAGATGCTGGACAAGATCAAAACCGCCCGTGGAGAGAAGGTTACGGACATTGAAGGCCTTGAACTTGATCATGAATATGATCGCAAGAGCTCCTTTTTTTGA
- a CDS encoding CBS domain-containing protein: protein MFQVKNIMTKDVFTLNHNESLSAAKDLMDLARIRHIPIVDNQGKFTGLLTHRDILAATISELAGIDRQTQDEIESGIPIREIMQTDVVTVTAELSLKEAARLLLEEKYGCLPVICDDKLCGIITEADFLRLTIDLMDAVEPED, encoded by the coding sequence ATGTTCCAGGTAAAAAATATCATGACCAAGGATGTCTTCACCCTCAATCACAACGAAAGTCTGAGCGCGGCCAAGGATCTGATGGATCTGGCACGCATCCGCCACATCCCCATCGTCGATAACCAGGGCAAGTTCACGGGTCTGCTCACGCATCGAGACATTCTGGCCGCGACCATCTCCGAACTGGCCGGCATTGATCGTCAGACCCAGGATGAAATCGAGTCTGGAATTCCCATCCGCGAAATCATGCAGACCGACGTGGTCACCGTCACCGCAGAACTCTCCTTGAAGGAAGCCGCCAGATTGTTGCTGGAAGAGAAGTACGGATGCCTGCCCGTGATTTGCGACGACAAGCTGTGCGGGATTATCACCGAGGCCGACTTCCTGCGGCTGACCATCGATCTTATGGATGCCGTGGAGCCGGAGGACTAG
- a CDS encoding protein-L-isoaspartate(D-aspartate) O-methyltransferase, translated as MNRADRESFTLKGFLRNRERMVREQIEARGITDERVLSVMRQVPRHLFVDEALQMQAYGDHPVPIGLGQTLSQPYIVALMTSLLVVRPRMRILEIGTGSGYQAAILAAMGAEVFTVERIKQLYMTARSRLLQMKYFNVRVKLDDGTMGWPDLGPFDRIIVTAGGPEVPAPLLEQLTDPGIMLIPVGATRRDQRLLRIFKKEGRIHQEDHGSVAFVDLVGSHGW; from the coding sequence ATGAATCGAGCAGACCGGGAGAGCTTTACGTTGAAGGGATTTCTTCGCAATCGGGAAAGAATGGTGCGGGAGCAGATCGAGGCCAGGGGGATCACCGACGAACGCGTGCTGTCGGTGATGCGTCAGGTTCCGCGTCATCTTTTTGTCGACGAAGCCCTGCAGATGCAGGCCTACGGTGATCATCCAGTGCCCATCGGTCTTGGGCAGACACTTTCCCAGCCATACATCGTCGCCCTGATGACATCGCTTCTGGTCGTCCGTCCGCGCATGCGCATCCTTGAAATAGGCACCGGCTCCGGATATCAGGCCGCCATACTCGCGGCCATGGGAGCGGAGGTCTTCACCGTTGAGCGGATAAAACAGCTCTACATGACCGCCCGCAGCCGACTTTTGCAGATGAAATACTTCAATGTACGGGTCAAGCTCGACGACGGGACCATGGGCTGGCCCGACCTGGGACCCTTTGATCGCATCATCGTCACGGCCGGAGGCCCCGAGGTGCCCGCGCCCTTGCTGGAGCAGCTGACGGACCCGGGCATCATGCTCATTCCCGTGGGCGCGACCCGAAGGGACCAGCGGCTGCTCAGAATTTTCAAGAAGGAAGGGCGCATCCACCAGGAAGATCACGGCTCCGTCGCTTTCGTTGACCTGGTTGGATCGCACGGCTGGTGA